A genomic region of Gemmata massiliana contains the following coding sequences:
- the tyrS gene encoding tyrosine--tRNA ligase, which yields MSAFPPVDEQLAVILRGAAQTETAAELKKKLEKSRETGKPLRVKYGIDPTGFDVHLGHTVPLRKLRQFQELGHTAVLIIGTATAAVGDPSGRDASRQGLTPDQIEKNAQTYLTQIAKVVDVTKAEVRPNAEWFSKFGFADVLRLLGHTTIQRMIERDDFTNRIKAGTAIYLHECLYPLMQGWDSVEIRADVELGGTEQLYNLMVGRDLQRASGQEPQICLTMPILRGTDGEKKMGKSVGNYIGLSEPAKDMFGKTMRIPDALMKEWFELLTDRSAKEVAEIVAGHPNEAKKLLGSDIVTFYHGSAAAAETIGDWNKQFSQRLDPDQIPLLLLKCELQDGFFDAAQLLIELGLCKSKSEARRKIQEGAVNYGPDRTRVEGIGAMIPVTDRMIVRLGRRVVQVQLEVADVNSNDLN from the coding sequence ATGTCCGCGTTCCCCCCGGTTGACGAGCAACTCGCGGTGATTTTGCGCGGCGCCGCGCAAACCGAAACTGCAGCCGAGCTCAAAAAGAAGCTCGAAAAGAGCCGCGAAACGGGGAAGCCGCTCCGCGTCAAGTACGGCATCGACCCGACCGGGTTCGACGTTCACCTGGGGCACACCGTTCCGCTGCGGAAACTGCGCCAGTTTCAGGAACTCGGCCACACTGCGGTGCTCATCATCGGTACCGCGACGGCCGCTGTGGGCGACCCCAGTGGGCGCGACGCGAGCCGCCAGGGGCTGACGCCCGATCAGATCGAGAAGAACGCGCAGACTTACCTGACGCAGATCGCGAAAGTCGTCGATGTGACGAAGGCCGAAGTGCGCCCCAACGCGGAGTGGTTCTCGAAGTTCGGCTTCGCGGACGTGTTGCGCCTGCTCGGGCACACGACGATCCAGCGAATGATCGAGCGCGACGACTTCACGAACCGCATCAAAGCCGGCACCGCGATCTACCTGCACGAGTGCCTGTACCCGCTCATGCAGGGCTGGGACTCGGTCGAGATCCGGGCCGATGTGGAACTCGGCGGCACAGAACAGCTCTACAACCTGATGGTCGGGCGCGATTTACAGCGCGCGTCTGGTCAGGAGCCGCAGATTTGCCTCACAATGCCTATTCTTCGCGGTACCGACGGCGAGAAGAAGATGGGCAAGAGTGTCGGGAACTACATTGGGCTAAGCGAACCTGCGAAGGACATGTTCGGCAAGACGATGCGGATTCCCGACGCGCTGATGAAAGAGTGGTTCGAGTTGCTCACGGACCGGTCGGCTAAGGAGGTCGCGGAGATCGTCGCCGGGCATCCGAACGAAGCGAAAAAGCTCCTAGGCTCGGACATCGTGACATTCTACCACGGGAGTGCCGCTGCCGCCGAAACGATTGGCGACTGGAACAAGCAGTTTTCCCAGCGGCTAGACCCGGACCAAATCCCGCTGTTGCTTCTGAAATGTGAACTCCAGGACGGGTTTTTCGATGCCGCGCAACTCCTGATTGAACTGGGTCTTTGTAAGAGCAAGAGCGAGGCAAGAAGGAAGATTCAAGAGGGTGCTGTCAACTACGGCCCGGATCGAACTCGGGTCGAGGGAATTGGCGCGATGATACCAGTCACAGACAGGATGATCGTGCGTCTCGGTCGCCGGGTGGTCCAGGTTCAACTTGAAGTCGCAGATGTAAACTCGAACGATCTGAACTAA
- a CDS encoding YraN family protein gives MAGTDPANANEEPPTGGFSRWRWWKRWFGRRSERAAAKYIRKLGYRLLAANVSDREGELDLLALDGQTLVIVEVRSTSSDRDDAINQTAASVDLRKQRKITEATSRFLARRRLLGKIAVRYDVLVIAWPEHAREPTVRHIPHAFESTGRFQFFT, from the coding sequence GTGGCCGGCACCGATCCTGCAAACGCGAACGAGGAACCGCCAACCGGCGGTTTCTCTCGTTGGCGGTGGTGGAAACGGTGGTTCGGCCGGCGCAGCGAGCGGGCGGCGGCCAAGTACATTCGCAAGCTGGGGTACAGGCTCCTCGCGGCGAACGTTTCGGACCGCGAGGGCGAACTCGACCTACTCGCACTCGACGGCCAAACGCTCGTGATCGTTGAGGTCCGTTCGACGTCCAGTGATCGTGACGACGCGATCAACCAAACCGCCGCCTCGGTGGACCTCCGCAAGCAGCGGAAGATCACCGAGGCGACGTCGCGTTTCCTAGCCCGTCGGCGGCTGTTGGGGAAGATCGCGGTGCGGTACGATGTGCTCGTGATCGCCTGGCCGGAGCACGCACGCGAACCTACCGTCCGGCATATCCCTCATGCTTTTGAGTCCACCGGACGCTTCCAGTTCTTTACATGA
- the trmD gene encoding tRNA (guanosine(37)-N1)-methyltransferase TrmD, whose product MRFDVLTLFPGIFDGYVRQSLLEDAIQAARVQVHAWNMRDWTQDKHQRVDDRPFGGGPGMVLMAQPVIDCVQAVQQKADPPGKVVMLTPAGERLTQRTVEKLAQEPRLLLLCGRYEGFDDRIRHLLNPWEISVGDFVCNGGEVPAMVLIDTVIRLIPGVLGHEQSAADESHSEDGRIEYPQYTRPRVFNGLEVPEILLSGNHQAVAKWRREQSELRSRKDSTPRDAGPQTGGNESTGREAGAAQNKPS is encoded by the coding sequence ATCCGCTTCGACGTGCTCACGCTGTTCCCCGGCATTTTCGACGGGTACGTGCGGCAGAGCCTCCTCGAAGACGCGATCCAGGCCGCACGGGTTCAGGTCCACGCCTGGAACATGCGTGACTGGACCCAGGACAAGCACCAGCGGGTGGACGACCGGCCCTTCGGCGGCGGCCCCGGTATGGTGTTGATGGCCCAACCGGTGATAGACTGTGTTCAGGCGGTGCAGCAGAAGGCTGACCCGCCCGGCAAAGTGGTGATGCTCACGCCCGCGGGCGAGCGACTCACGCAGCGAACCGTCGAGAAGCTCGCCCAGGAGCCGCGATTGTTGCTCCTGTGCGGCCGGTACGAGGGGTTCGACGACCGCATCCGGCACCTGCTGAACCCGTGGGAGATCTCCGTCGGGGACTTCGTGTGCAACGGCGGTGAAGTCCCCGCGATGGTGCTGATCGACACGGTCATTCGGCTGATTCCCGGGGTGCTGGGACACGAACAAAGCGCCGCGGACGAGTCGCACAGCGAGGACGGGCGGATCGAGTACCCGCAATACACGCGGCCCCGTGTGTTCAACGGGCTAGAAGTGCCGGAGATTCTCCTGAGCGGGAATCATCAAGCGGTTGCGAAGTGGCGGCGGGAGCAGAGCGAACTGCGGAGCCGCAAAGACAGTACCCCTCGTGACGCTGGCCCGCAAACCGGTGGAAACGAGAGCACTGGACGGGAAGCCGGTGCCGCACAAAATAAACCGAGTTGA
- the ffh gene encoding signal recognition particle protein, producing the protein MFEGITKSLGEALKKLKGRGRLTAENVKDGLREVRRAFLEADVNFNVASDFIARVEAKSLGQDVLAKVDPSEQIVKNVYEELVALMGPVDHKIPQRSDRPVVLMLCGLQGSGKTTTAAKLALTLKGQNRKPMLAAADLQRPGAVEQLKTLGEQIGVPVYSEATNPVDVCRNAVAQAKRTLCDIVILDTAGRLQIDADLMAELQRIDKLVKPDECYLVVDAMIGQEAANVAKAFNDALELNACILTKLDGDARGGAALSIKGVTGVPIKFVGMGEKVDKLEDFVPERMAGRILGQGDMMGIVEKIASIQQEMSQEELQRQQEAIQKGNFTLDDFRKQFEQIAKMGMKDMISRMPGMSEMIPAGEDPEVALKRVQGMIDSMTKKEKADPDIIDTPRRRRIAKGAGVEPHEVNQFLKQFAQVRVLMKQMASMSLWQRLKMVTGMGKMGAFMPGGMDNMKLKGDTGHRKSAKERADERKKKKKRR; encoded by the coding sequence ATGTTTGAAGGCATCACGAAGTCGCTCGGCGAGGCGCTCAAGAAGCTCAAGGGGCGCGGGCGCTTGACCGCCGAGAACGTCAAGGACGGATTGCGCGAGGTGCGCCGGGCGTTCCTCGAAGCCGACGTTAACTTCAACGTGGCCAGCGACTTCATCGCCCGCGTCGAGGCCAAGTCGCTCGGCCAGGACGTGCTCGCGAAGGTGGACCCGTCCGAGCAGATCGTCAAGAACGTTTACGAAGAGCTCGTGGCCCTCATGGGGCCGGTGGATCACAAGATCCCGCAGCGCTCGGACCGCCCCGTTGTCCTGATGCTCTGCGGTCTCCAGGGTTCCGGTAAGACGACCACAGCGGCGAAACTCGCACTAACGCTAAAAGGCCAGAACCGCAAGCCGATGCTCGCGGCAGCCGATTTGCAGCGCCCCGGTGCGGTCGAGCAGTTGAAAACGCTCGGCGAGCAGATCGGCGTACCGGTCTATAGCGAAGCCACGAACCCCGTCGACGTGTGCCGCAACGCGGTCGCACAGGCCAAGCGCACGCTCTGCGACATCGTGATCCTGGACACCGCCGGCCGGCTCCAGATCGATGCGGACTTGATGGCCGAGCTTCAGCGCATCGACAAATTGGTGAAGCCGGACGAGTGCTACCTCGTCGTGGACGCGATGATCGGCCAGGAAGCCGCGAATGTTGCGAAGGCGTTTAACGACGCCCTCGAACTGAATGCCTGCATCCTGACCAAGCTCGACGGTGACGCACGCGGTGGTGCCGCGCTCTCGATCAAGGGGGTTACCGGCGTACCGATCAAGTTCGTCGGTATGGGCGAGAAGGTCGATAAGCTCGAAGACTTCGTCCCCGAACGCATGGCCGGGCGCATCCTCGGCCAGGGCGACATGATGGGGATCGTCGAGAAAATTGCGAGCATCCAGCAGGAAATGTCGCAGGAGGAACTCCAGCGACAACAAGAGGCGATTCAGAAGGGTAACTTCACGCTCGACGACTTCCGCAAGCAGTTCGAGCAGATCGCCAAGATGGGCATGAAGGACATGATTAGCCGGATGCCCGGCATGTCCGAGATGATCCCCGCGGGCGAAGACCCAGAAGTCGCGCTGAAGCGCGTCCAGGGCATGATCGACTCGATGACCAAGAAGGAGAAAGCCGACCCTGACATCATCGATACCCCGCGCCGGCGCCGCATCGCGAAGGGGGCCGGCGTCGAGCCGCACGAGGTGAACCAGTTCCTCAAGCAGTTCGCCCAGGTCCGCGTGCTGATGAAGCAGATGGCGTCGATGTCGCTGTGGCAGCGGCTGAAAATGGTCACGGGTATGGGTAAGATGGGGGCGTTCATGCCCGGTGGTATGGACAACATGAAGCTCAAAGGCGATACCGGGCACCGCAAGAGCGCCAAAGAACGCGCCGACGAGCGGAAGAAGAAAAAGAAGCGCCGGTAA
- the rpsP gene encoding 30S ribosomal protein S16 yields the protein MAVRIRMKQMGRTHRHYYRIVAIDHRQPRDGKVIEELGTYDPHVKEKGDRVTLLPERIKYWKSVGAKASEHCEAIFKNFMKKWEDIEAANSAKAAEEAAKKAAEATAPTG from the coding sequence GTGGCTGTTCGCATCCGAATGAAGCAAATGGGCCGGACGCACCGGCACTACTACCGAATCGTGGCCATCGACCACCGCCAACCGCGCGACGGCAAGGTGATCGAAGAACTGGGCACCTACGACCCGCACGTCAAGGAAAAGGGCGACCGCGTTACGCTCCTTCCGGAGCGGATCAAATACTGGAAGAGCGTTGGCGCGAAGGCGTCCGAGCACTGCGAAGCGATCTTCAAGAACTTCATGAAGAAGTGGGAAGACATCGAAGCGGCCAACTCTGCGAAGGCCGCCGAAGAAGCTGCGAAGAAGGCTGCTGAGGCCACCGCGCCCACCGGCTGA
- a CDS encoding mannose-1-phosphate guanylyltransferase, with the protein MLHAMIMAGGGGTRFWPRSRTKRPKQFLTFSGDRTLLQSTVDRVSAQIPPERTWVITGEQYAAETAVQLPELAHDHIIGEPEGRDTAPCVGLGAAIIHKADPNATIAVMPADHVIEPEREFQRALHAAEQFIADAPDKLVTFGIRPTFPSTGYGYIKRGEPAGTRQGVSAFRVAEFKEKPQFPQAEEFVASGAYDWNSGIFVWKPVTILNELRVRKPEIHAVVTRIAASWGTSSWPEALHTSYHQAEKKSIDYAVMQGAAADGNVLVLSAPYTWDDVGSWLALERRNPQDADHNTVQALHCGIETSKCVIVGDPGQLIATYGVSNLLIIQNGNAILVADRKHEDKVKEIVDALKKTGRGEYT; encoded by the coding sequence ATGCTTCACGCGATGATAATGGCCGGCGGCGGCGGAACGCGGTTCTGGCCCCGCAGTCGCACGAAACGGCCCAAACAGTTCCTCACGTTCAGCGGGGACCGCACGCTCCTCCAGAGCACGGTCGATCGCGTCTCGGCGCAGATTCCGCCTGAGCGGACCTGGGTCATCACGGGCGAACAGTACGCCGCGGAAACCGCGGTCCAGTTGCCCGAGTTGGCTCACGACCACATCATCGGAGAACCGGAGGGGCGCGACACGGCCCCGTGCGTGGGTCTGGGGGCGGCCATCATTCACAAGGCCGACCCGAACGCGACCATCGCCGTGATGCCCGCGGACCACGTCATCGAGCCGGAGCGCGAGTTCCAGCGTGCGCTCCACGCGGCCGAGCAGTTCATCGCGGACGCGCCGGACAAGCTCGTGACGTTCGGCATCCGCCCGACGTTCCCCTCGACCGGGTACGGGTACATCAAGCGCGGCGAACCGGCCGGCACGCGGCAGGGCGTTTCGGCGTTCCGCGTCGCCGAGTTCAAGGAGAAACCGCAGTTCCCGCAAGCCGAGGAGTTCGTCGCTAGCGGCGCCTACGACTGGAACAGCGGCATCTTCGTGTGGAAGCCGGTCACGATTTTGAACGAGTTGCGCGTCCGGAAGCCCGAGATCCACGCCGTCGTGACTCGAATCGCAGCTTCGTGGGGTACATCCTCGTGGCCCGAAGCGCTCCACACGTCGTATCACCAAGCCGAAAAGAAGAGCATCGATTACGCCGTGATGCAGGGGGCTGCGGCAGACGGCAACGTGCTCGTGTTGAGCGCGCCGTACACCTGGGACGACGTGGGGAGTTGGCTCGCACTTGAACGCCGAAACCCGCAGGACGCCGACCACAACACTGTTCAGGCACTCCACTGCGGCATCGAGACGAGCAAGTGCGTGATCGTCGGCGACCCCGGCCAGCTCATCGCGACTTACGGCGTGAGTAACCTGCTGATTATCCAGAACGGCAACGCGATCCTCGTCGCCGACCGCAAGCACGAAGACAAGGTGAAGGAAATCGTGGACGCACTGAAGAAGACCGGGCGCGGGGAGTATACGTGA
- the ruvX gene encoding Holliday junction resolvase RuvX has translation MASFSPFPSGRGAGGVGSSRGALLGIDYGTKRIGIAVCDPDRVIASPVGTQANDAGKQAFFADLVARSKFVGIVVGLPLHASGEESPMSREARAFAQWLADLAKLPFVMWDERFTSSAAEDVLREAKLTQKKRKAKVDRVAAQMILQGYLDAGCPPYGSDSGESGSDPTSVPAPN, from the coding sequence GTGGCATCTTTCTCCCCCTTCCCTTCAGGGAGGGGGGCCGGGGGGGTAGGTTCGTCCCGGGGCGCCCTCCTCGGCATCGACTACGGCACCAAGCGCATCGGGATCGCCGTTTGCGACCCGGACCGCGTGATCGCGTCGCCGGTAGGCACGCAGGCGAACGACGCGGGAAAGCAAGCGTTCTTCGCGGATTTGGTCGCGCGTTCCAAGTTCGTGGGCATCGTCGTCGGTCTTCCGCTCCACGCGAGCGGCGAGGAAAGCCCGATGTCGCGCGAGGCGCGGGCGTTCGCCCAGTGGCTCGCGGACCTCGCGAAACTGCCGTTCGTGATGTGGGACGAGCGATTCACGTCGTCGGCCGCGGAGGACGTTTTGCGCGAAGCGAAGCTGACCCAAAAGAAGCGCAAGGCGAAGGTCGATCGGGTCGCGGCGCAGATGATCTTACAGGGCTACCTCGATGCCGGGTGCCCCCCCTACGGCAGCGATTCCGGCGAAAGCGGTTCCGACCCAACATCGGTCCCCGCACCGAATTGA
- the glgP gene encoding alpha-glucan family phosphorylase: protein MAGRSIRSFTVLPRLPDRLRPLQALAYNLWWCWNADAVALFRRVNPDLFEALDHSPIRLLGATDQSRFEELEHDDGFLAHMDRVAEALDHYLKAPTWYQEHHSGDSAQIAYFSAEFGIHESVPVYSGGLGVLAGDHLKSASDLGLPLMGITLMYREGYFRQYLNVDGWQQERYPENDFFTLPLTPELDSAGAPLTVTVPLPGREVALRVWHIQVGRVPLYLLDANIPQNKPEDRAITAQLYGGDQHTRIQQEIILGIGGIRALRAMGKVPTVCHMNEGHAAFTGLERIRLLIEDEGLDFATAYEAVKAGTCFTTHTPVPAGNDSFPVHMAEQYLGDYAAKLGLDRNALVALGRQHPGNEQEPFGMTVLALKVANVSNGVSKLHGSVSRRMWKELWPELPAGEVPITSITNGVHTQSWLAPEFAQLYDRYLGIQWEERPTDFAIWKRVEHIPDGELWRTHERGRERLVALARTRLRAQLKRRGSPPSEVEGADEVLDPDALTIGFARRFATYKRGDLIFRNAERIAALVNSKDRPVQFIFAGKAHPQDRGGKELIQRVVQQSRKPEFRKRVVFIEDYDMSVARYLVQGVDVWLNNPRRPLEASGTSGMKICGNGGLNLSILDGWWVEGYDGDNGWAIGAGEEYTDLAYQDEVESRALLDLIEQDIAPTFYKRDAGGLPREWIRRMKRSIMSLVPVFNTNRMVEQYTERCYVPSHRRAAKLSANHLQGAKELAAWRRRVGGEWGQVRIEAVDAPAGEALRVGATFPVKVRVNLGTLRPDDVEVQLCYGVLDAMGDIADPKSLPLESNGSASGSSVLFAGEVPCRASGQFGFGVRVLPKNANLPHLFEPGMVTWG from the coding sequence ATGGCCGGCCGCTCTATCCGCTCGTTCACGGTTCTGCCCCGCCTCCCCGACCGCCTCCGTCCGCTCCAAGCACTCGCGTACAACCTCTGGTGGTGCTGGAACGCGGACGCGGTCGCGCTGTTCCGGCGCGTGAACCCGGACCTGTTCGAGGCGCTCGACCACAGCCCGATCCGCCTACTCGGGGCAACCGACCAGAGCCGCTTCGAGGAACTCGAACACGACGACGGGTTCCTGGCGCACATGGACCGCGTGGCGGAGGCGCTCGACCACTACCTGAAGGCCCCCACGTGGTACCAGGAGCACCACAGCGGAGACAGCGCCCAAATCGCGTACTTCTCGGCCGAGTTCGGCATCCACGAGAGCGTGCCCGTGTACTCGGGCGGCCTGGGCGTGTTGGCCGGCGACCACCTCAAGAGCGCGAGCGACCTCGGCCTCCCGCTCATGGGCATCACGCTCATGTACCGTGAGGGGTACTTCCGCCAGTACCTCAACGTGGACGGCTGGCAGCAGGAGCGGTACCCGGAGAACGACTTCTTCACCCTACCGCTCACACCGGAACTCGATTCCGCCGGCGCCCCGCTCACGGTTACGGTGCCGCTCCCGGGGCGCGAGGTCGCACTGCGCGTGTGGCACATCCAGGTCGGGCGCGTCCCGCTCTACCTGCTCGACGCGAACATTCCGCAGAACAAGCCGGAAGACCGCGCGATCACGGCACAGCTCTACGGCGGCGACCAGCACACACGCATCCAGCAGGAAATCATCCTCGGGATCGGCGGCATCCGGGCGCTGCGCGCGATGGGCAAGGTGCCCACCGTGTGCCACATGAACGAGGGGCACGCGGCGTTCACCGGGCTGGAGCGCATCCGGCTCCTGATCGAAGACGAGGGGCTGGACTTCGCGACCGCTTACGAGGCCGTGAAAGCCGGGACGTGCTTCACCACGCACACCCCGGTGCCCGCGGGCAACGACTCGTTCCCTGTGCATATGGCCGAGCAGTACCTCGGCGACTACGCGGCCAAACTGGGGCTCGACCGGAACGCGCTCGTCGCGCTGGGGCGCCAGCACCCCGGTAACGAGCAGGAGCCGTTCGGGATGACGGTTCTGGCGCTCAAAGTGGCCAACGTGTCCAACGGTGTGAGCAAACTGCACGGCAGCGTGTCGCGGCGGATGTGGAAAGAACTGTGGCCCGAACTGCCCGCCGGCGAGGTGCCGATCACCAGCATCACCAACGGCGTCCACACGCAGAGCTGGCTCGCGCCGGAGTTCGCACAGCTCTACGACCGCTACCTCGGCATCCAGTGGGAGGAGCGCCCGACCGACTTCGCCATTTGGAAGCGTGTAGAGCACATCCCGGACGGCGAATTGTGGCGCACGCACGAGCGCGGGCGCGAGCGGCTGGTCGCGCTGGCCCGAACACGCTTGCGAGCCCAGCTCAAGCGCCGCGGGTCTCCGCCCTCGGAAGTGGAGGGGGCCGACGAGGTGCTCGACCCGGACGCGCTGACGATCGGGTTCGCGCGCCGGTTTGCGACGTACAAGCGCGGCGACCTCATTTTCCGCAACGCGGAGCGCATCGCGGCCCTGGTGAATAGCAAGGACCGCCCGGTGCAGTTCATCTTCGCGGGCAAGGCCCACCCGCAAGACCGCGGCGGTAAAGAGTTGATCCAGCGCGTGGTGCAGCAGTCGCGCAAGCCCGAGTTCCGCAAGCGCGTCGTGTTCATCGAGGACTACGACATGAGCGTCGCGCGGTACCTCGTGCAGGGCGTGGACGTGTGGCTCAACAACCCGCGGCGCCCGCTCGAAGCGTCGGGCACGAGCGGCATGAAGATTTGCGGCAACGGTGGGCTAAACCTGAGCATCCTCGACGGCTGGTGGGTCGAGGGGTACGACGGTGACAACGGCTGGGCGATCGGCGCGGGCGAGGAGTACACGGACCTCGCGTACCAGGACGAAGTCGAGAGCCGCGCGCTGCTCGACCTCATCGAGCAGGACATCGCACCGACGTTCTACAAGCGCGACGCGGGCGGGCTCCCGCGCGAGTGGATCCGGCGCATGAAGCGCTCGATCATGAGCCTCGTGCCGGTGTTCAACACGAACCGGATGGTGGAGCAGTACACCGAGCGGTGCTACGTGCCGAGCCACCGGCGCGCGGCGAAGCTGAGCGCGAATCATCTCCAGGGCGCGAAGGAACTGGCCGCGTGGCGCCGGCGCGTGGGGGGCGAGTGGGGCCAGGTGCGCATCGAGGCCGTGGACGCCCCGGCGGGCGAGGCGCTCCGCGTGGGTGCCACGTTCCCGGTAAAGGTGCGAGTCAACCTTGGCACCCTGCGCCCCGACGACGTCGAGGTCCAACTGTGCTACGGCGTACTCGACGCGATGGGTGACATCGCCGACCCGAAGTCGCTTCCGCTGGAGTCGAACGGCTCCGCGAGCGGGTCGAGCGTGCTGTTCGCGGGCGAAGTGCCGTGCCGCGCGAGCGGTCAGTTCGGGTTCGGGGTCCGCGTGCTGCCGAAGAACGCGAACCTGCCGCACCTGTTCGAGCCGGGTATGGTGACGTGGGGCTAA
- a CDS encoding PQQ-binding-like beta-propeller repeat protein, whose product MRLFWSLVVTVASAGATTAEDWPQWLGTKRDGVWRETDLVEKFPQGGPKQVWKTEVGVGYAGPAVANGKVFLLDLVPAADAKLPESGFAKGKVSGKERVQCLDAATGKKVWAIDYPAEYTISYAAGPRCTPTVDGDLVYTLGAMGDLKALSAADGKVVWSKNFMKDYNASLPVWGFSSHPLVDGDKLICLAGGSDDRLVIAFDKKTGKELWASQSCQGDFGYSPPMIYEFGGKRQLIIWHTRAVLGLEPETGKRLWRVDFDVRYALTAPTPRKVGDDKLFITSFYNGSMLLKVGADKADIVWKSKAKGETPDLTTDLSSIMATPVIVGDNVYGVCSYGQLRCIETNTGKRVWESMLATRGKRTPEKIAADPEPDGKERWSLAFLIPQGDRYFLFNEQGDLIIAKLTPKGYEEIDRAHIIEPTNTMAGNGRLVVWMHPAFANKCVFARNDKELICVSLAK is encoded by the coding sequence ATGCGATTATTCTGGAGCCTGGTCGTAACTGTCGCGAGCGCGGGCGCTACCACGGCCGAAGACTGGCCGCAGTGGTTGGGCACGAAGCGGGACGGGGTGTGGCGCGAAACCGATCTGGTCGAGAAGTTCCCACAAGGCGGGCCGAAGCAGGTCTGGAAGACGGAAGTCGGTGTGGGCTACGCCGGACCCGCGGTCGCGAACGGCAAGGTATTCCTCCTCGATCTCGTGCCGGCCGCCGACGCCAAATTACCGGAGAGCGGGTTCGCCAAAGGGAAGGTGTCCGGCAAAGAGCGAGTGCAGTGTCTCGACGCGGCCACTGGTAAGAAGGTGTGGGCAATCGATTACCCGGCCGAATACACGATCAGCTACGCCGCCGGCCCGCGTTGCACGCCCACGGTGGACGGTGACCTGGTTTACACGCTCGGCGCGATGGGCGACTTGAAGGCACTCAGCGCAGCAGACGGCAAAGTCGTCTGGTCGAAGAACTTCATGAAGGACTACAACGCTTCACTGCCCGTGTGGGGCTTCTCGTCGCACCCGCTCGTCGATGGCGACAAACTCATCTGTCTGGCCGGCGGGTCGGACGACCGGCTCGTGATCGCGTTCGACAAGAAAACCGGTAAGGAGCTGTGGGCGAGCCAGAGCTGCCAAGGCGACTTCGGCTACAGCCCGCCGATGATCTACGAATTCGGCGGGAAGCGCCAGCTCATCATCTGGCACACGCGGGCCGTCCTCGGGCTGGAGCCCGAAACCGGTAAGCGCCTCTGGCGCGTGGACTTTGACGTGCGCTACGCACTCACCGCGCCGACGCCCCGGAAGGTCGGGGACGACAAGCTGTTCATCACTTCGTTTTACAACGGCTCGATGCTGTTGAAAGTGGGCGCGGATAAGGCCGACATCGTGTGGAAGAGCAAGGCGAAAGGCGAGACGCCGGACCTCACCACCGACCTGAGTTCGATCATGGCGACGCCCGTCATCGTCGGCGATAACGTTTACGGCGTGTGCAGTTACGGGCAGTTGCGGTGCATCGAGACGAACACCGGCAAGCGCGTGTGGGAGTCCATGCTCGCGACGCGCGGGAAACGCACCCCCGAGAAGATCGCCGCGGACCCCGAACCGGACGGCAAGGAGCGCTGGAGCCTCGCCTTCCTGATCCCGCAGGGCGATCGCTACTTCCTCTTCAACGAGCAGGGCGACCTCATCATCGCGAAGCTGACGCCGAAGGGGTACGAGGAGATCGACCGCGCGCACATCATCGAGCCGACGAACACGATGGCCGGGAACGGGCGCCTCGTGGTGTGGATGCACCCCGCGTTCGCCAACAAGTGCGTGTTCGCGCGCAACGACAAGGAACTCATCTGCGTGAGCCTGGCGAAGTAA